Sequence from the Streptomyces peucetius genome:
CGCGGTGGAGGTGGCGCTGTTCCGTCTGGTCGAGTCGCTGGGTGTGTGTCCGGATTATGTGATCGGGCATTCGGTGGGGGAGATTGCGGCGGCTCATGTGGCGGGGGTGTTGTCGCTGGCGGATGCGTGTGAGCTGGTGGTGGCGCGTGGTCGTTTGATGGGGGGGTTGCCGGCTGGTGGTGCGATGGTCGCGGTGCAGGCCGGTGAGGTGGAGGTGGCGGAGTCGCTGGTCGGGTTCGTGGGCCGGTTGGAGATCGCGGCGGTGAACGGGCCGCGGGCGGTGGTCGTGTCGGGTGATGCGGATGCGGTCGAGGAGTGGTTGGCGGGGTGGCAGGGGCGTAAGGCGACGCGGTTGCGGGTCAGTCATGCGTTCCACTCGCCGCGGATGGAGCCGATGCTCGCCGAGTTCGAGGAGATTGCCCGGGGCTTGTCCTATTCGGTGCCGCGGATTGCGTTGGTGTCGAATATGACCGGTGGGCTGGTGTCGGCGGAGGTGGCGGATCCGGAGTACTGGGTGCGTCATGTGAGGCAGGCGGTGCGGTTCGCCGACGGGGTGCAGACGTTGTGGGATCTGGGGGTGCGCCGGTTCCTGGAGTTGGGTCCGGACGGTGTGCTGACCGCGATGGCACGCCAGTGCCTGGAGGACGGCGAGGCCCGGGACGTGGATGTGGATGCTGTGTTGGTGTCAACGTTGCGGGCCAAGCAGGAGGAGGCGTCGACGTTTGCCGGGTTCCTGGCCCGGGCGCACATCGCCGGGGTGCAGGTGGACTGGAACGCACTGTTCCAGGGCACGGGTGCCAGGCGGGTGGAGCTGCCGACGTATGCGTTCCAGCGGGAGCGGTACTGGCTGACCAGCGCTGCTGCTGCGGGCGACGTGGCCGTCGCCGGCCTGGTCCGGGTCGAGCACCCCATTCTGGGCGCGGCGGTGCAGGTCGGTGACCGCGACGAGTGGGTGCTCGCCGGGCGAATATCGCAGGACTCTCAACCCTGGACCCGTGACCACGCTGTGCTGGGCACCGTGATCGTCCCCGGCACCGCGCTGGTCGAGCTCGCGCTCACCGCCGGCCGCCAGGCCGATGCCCCCGTGGTGGACGAGCTGGTGCTGGAAGCACCGCTGGTCCTGGCCGACGACGCGGCGCTGCAGGTGCAGGTCACGGTCGGCCGGGCCGGGGAGGACGGCCGCCGCGAGGTCGCCGTCTACACCCGCCCGGAGACCGGCGAGGACGACGAGCAGGACACGACCTGCCACGCCCGCGGCCTGCTCGCACCCGAAGCTGAGCCGATCGCGCCGTGGCCCGCCGAGTGGCCGCCCGCCGACGCCGAGCAGCTGCCCGTGGACACCCTCTACGCCAACCTGGCGGACCTCGGCTACGACTACGGCCCCCTCTTCCACGGGATGCGCGCTGCCTGGCGCGACGGCGACCACACATACGCCGAGGTGGAACTGCCCGGCGACACCGGTGGCGAAGGCTTCGGTATCCACCCGGCCCTCTTCGACGCAGCCCTGCACGGCACGCTGCTGGACAAGGAGGCGGGATCCGCGCTGGAACTGCCGTTCTCCTGGTCCGGCGTGCGGCTCGGGCAGACCGCGATCTCGCGGGCCCGGGTGCGGATCGCTCCCGAGGGTGAGTCCGCGCTGCGGGTGGACATCGCCGGCGAGTACGGCGAGCCGGTGCTGAGCATGGCGCGTCTCGACCTGCGACCCGTGGAACAGGCGCAGCTGGACAGTGGTCAGCGCGTCAAGCAGAACTCCCTGTTCCAGCTCGACTGGGCCGAAGCCCCGGCTGCGTCGCCCGCTTCGTCGGCGTCGGTGCGGGTGGCCGTCCTCGGCGACCTCGCGGCGTCGGGCGAGCGGTTCGCCGACCTGGACGCACTCGAGAAGACTCTGGCCGATGGGGCGGCCACACCAACGGTCGTTCTTGCGACAGCCGAGGCCCCGGTCGAGGCGCCGACCCTCGACGCGCCCGAGGCCGCACGGGCCGCTGCGGCCGGCGCACTCGCCCTGGTGCAGCGGTGGCTCGCCAGCGAGTGGCTGGGCGAGGCACGGCTCGTGGTGGTGACCCGTAACGCGGTCGCCATCGGTGACGAGAGGCCGGATGTGGCCCACGCTCCGGTCTGGGGTCTGGTGCACAGCGCCCAGGCCGAACACCCGGGCCGGTTCCTGCTCGTGGACCTCGACGACAACGCCGAACAGCCGGACTGGGGCACGGTGCTCGGCCTGGACGAGCCGCAGCTCGCCGTGCGCGGCGGCCGACTGCTCGCCCCGCGCCTGGCGCGCGTGTCGACGGCACCGGACGCCATGCCCGCACTGGACGGGACCGTGCTGATCACCGGTGGAACCAGTGGTCTGGGCGCTCTGTTCGCCCAGCACGCCGTTCAGCGTCACGGTGTGAAGCAGCTGTTGCTGGTCAGCCGTCGTGGCGCGGCCGCCGACGGTGTCGCGGAGCTCGTCGCCGAGTTGGCGGCGGCCGGCGCCACGGTGCGGGTCGAGGCGTGTGACGTCTCGGACCGTGACCAGCTCGCCGGGATTCTGGGCTCGTTGGAGCGGCCGCTGTCGGCGGTGGTGCATGCGGCGGGTGTGCTGGACGACGGTGTGATCGAGGCGATGACGCCGGAGCAGGTCGAGCGGGTGATGCGTCCGAAGGTGGACGCGGCGTGGCATCTGCACGAGCTGACCGCCGGTATGGACTTGTCGGCGTTCGTACTGTTCTCCTCCGTCGCCGCACTGATCGGAACCCCCGGCCAGGCCAACTACGCCGCCGCCAACGCCACCCTCGACGCACTCGCCCACCTGCGCCGTACCGAAGGCATGCCCGCCACCTCGCTGGCCTGGGGCCTGTGGGCGGAAGCCGGCGGCATGGCCGGCGGCCTGGCCGACGTCGAAGTCGCGCGACTCGAGCGCATGGGTGTCGGTGCGATCCCCACCGACCTCGGGCTGAAGCTGTTCGACCAGGCCCTTGCGATCGACGCGGCGCTGCTCGCGCCCGTGCGGCTGCACCCGGCCGCCCTGAGGGCGCAGGCGCGAGCGGGCGTGCTCCCCGCGCTGATGCGTGGGCTGGTGCGTACGCCGGCCCGCCGAGCCGAGGCGAACATGTCGCTCGCGCAGCGGCTGGCCGATGTGGCGGACGCCGATCGGGAACGGTTCGTGCTCCAGCTCGTCCAGGCGCAGGTCGCGGGGGTCCTCGGACACACGTCGCCAGGGGCGATCGATCCGGTGCGCGCGTTCCAGGAGCTGGGGTTCGACTCGCTGAGTGCGGTCGAGCTGCGCAACCGGCTCACCCAGGCCACCGGTCTACGGCTGCCGTCGACGCTGGTCTTCGACCACCCGACGTCGGCGGCGGTCACCCAGCTCCTGCTGACCGAGGTGGCGGGTACCGTCGCCGAACCGCCGATCGACCGGGAGCTGAAGAAGCTCGAGGACACGCTCGCCGGGATCGCCGACGGCGACAAGCAGCGTGTGGCCGGCCGCCTGCGCACGCTGCTGGCCACGATCACCGAGAACGAGCACCCCACCGGCGAGCGTGCCCAGATCGAGGCGGCCACCTCCGCGCTGGAGATCCTCCAGATGATCGACGCCGAGTTCGGCGAGGCGTGAAACCCCCAGTGCTCGGACGAGACCGGACGACTACCTCAGAAAGAACATGGTCATGAGTGGTGACAGCAACGACCTCCAGCAGGGGAAGCTCGTCGAGTCGCTGAGGCGGGTCGCCGTGGATCTCAGCGCGACCAAGGCCCGGCTGCGCGAGTACGAGGACCGAGCGAGCGAGCCGTTGGCGATCGTCGGTATGAGCTGCCGATATCCGGGAGGGGTGACCTCGCCGGACGACTTGTGGGCGATGGTGACCGAGGGGCGCATCGGCACATCGGAGTTCCCCGCCGACCGCGGTTGGGACCTGGACCGGCTCTACAACCCCGATCCGGACAACCCCGGCACCGCCTACACCCGTGAGGGCGGGTTCGTGGAGGGCGCCGGTGAGTTCGACGCGGAGTTCTTCGGACTGAGCCCGCGCGAGGCGATGGCGATGGACCCGCAGCAGCGGCTGCTGCTGGAGGCCGCGTGGGAGGCGTTCGAGGACGCGGGTATCGACCCGACGTCCCTGCGCGGCAGCGACACGGGTGTCTTCTGCGGCGTGATGTACCAGGACTACGGGTTCGTCGCAGGGACGAGCGCCCGGCGGTCCGAGATCGAGGGATACCTGACGATCTCCTCGGCCGGCAGTGTCGCGTCCGGCCGGATCTCGTACACGTTCGGGTTCGAGGGACCGGCCGTGACGGTCGACACCGCGTGCTCGTCCTCACTCGTCGCGATGGACGTCGCGGCCAAGGCTCTGCGCTCGGGTGAGTGCTCGATGGCACTGGTCGGCGGCGTCACCGTGCTCGCCCGGCCGAACGTCTTCATCGAGTTCAGCCGCCAGCGCGGGATCTCGCCGGACGGGCGGTGCCGGTCGTATGCGGCCGCCGCCAACGGCACGGGTTGGGCCGAGGGCGTGGGACTGGTCCTGCTGGAGCGGCTGTCGGAGGCGCGTCGCAAGGGTCATCGTGTGCTGGCGGTGCTGCGTGGCAGTGCGGTGAATCAGGACGGTGCGAGCAACGGTCTGACCGCGCCGAACGGTCCCTCGCAGGAACGGGTGATCCGCCAGGCGCTCGCCAATGCGGGTCTGCGGCCGTCCGAGGTGGACGCGGTCGAGGGCCACGGCACCGGCACGAAGCTGGGTGACCCGATCGAGGCGCAGGCGCTGCTGGCGACCTACGGCCGTGAGCGGGACGGGAGCGGCGCGCTGATGCTGGGGTCCGTCAAGTCGAACATCGGTCACACCCAGGCCGCCGCGGGTGTGGCCGGTGTGATCAAGATGGTCATGGCGATGCGCCACGGCGTGCTGCCGGCCACGCTGCACGTGGACGAGCCGTCGCCGCACGTGGACTGGGCCTCGGGCGAGGTCGAGCTGCTGACCGAGGCCCGGGAATGGCCCGCCTCGGAGCAGCGTCCCCGCCGTGCGGGGGTCTCCTCCTTCGGCGTGAGCGGCACCAACGCGCACGTGATCCTGGAGGAGGCGCCCGCCGAGGAGAGCGTCGACGCCCCGGTCGAGGCCACCGAGTCGCCCGTGGTGCCGGTACTGGTGTCGGCGCGCAGTGAGGCGGCGTTGCGGGAGCAGGCCGACCGTCTGCGGGCGTATCTGATCGCCGAGCCGGAGGTGTCAGTCGCGGACACGGCGTTCTCGTCGGTGACGACGCGGGCGCAGCTCGAGCACCGTGCCGTGGTGGTCGCCACGGACCGGGGTGCGCTGCTGAGCGGTCTGAGTGCGCTGTCGTCGGCGGAGCCGGCCGGGCATGTGGTCGAGGGCCGTGCGGTCGGTGGCAAGCCGGTGTTCGTGTTCCCGGGTCAGGGGGCGCAGTGGGCCGGTATGGCGGTGGAACTCCTCGATTCCTCTTCGGCGTTCGCCGAGCAGATGGCGGCGTGTGACGAGGCGCTGTCCGCGTTTGTGGACTGGCGTGTGGTGGATGTGCTGCGTGAGGTGGAGGGTGCGCCGTCGCTGGAGCGGGTGGATGTGGTCCAGCCGGTGTTGTGGGCGGTGATGGTTTCGCTGGCGGGTCTGTGGCGGGCCCATGGGGTGGAGCCGTCGGCGGTGGTGGGGCACTCGCAGGGCGAGATCGCCGCCGCGTGTGTGGCGGGCGGGTTGTCGTTGGAGGACGGTGCGCGGGTGGTGGCGTTGCGCAGCCGTCTGGTGCGTGAGCGTCTGGCCGGCCTGGGCGGCATGGTGTCGGTGGCGCTGCCGGTGGAGCGGGTCGAGGAGCTGCTCCTCCCGTTCGAGGGCCGGGTGTCGGTGGCGGCGGTGAACGGCCCGGCGGCGGTGGTGATCGCGGGCGAGCCGGGTGCGCTGGACGAGATCGTCGCCGGCTGTGAGCGCGAGAGTATCCGGGCGCGTCGGGTGGCGGTGGACTACGCCTCCCACTCGGTGCAGGTGGAGACCATCGAGGCGGAACTGCTGAAGGTCCTGGCGCCCCTGACGCCGGTGTCGGGACGCGTGCCCTTCTACTCCACGGCCATGGGCGGGTTTGTCGACACCGCGACGTTGGATGGCTCGTACTGGTACGGGAATCTGCGCGGCCGGGTCGGTTTCGAGCCTGCCGTGCGGGCTCTGGCGGACAACGGGACGGGGTGTTTCCTGGAGATGTCGCCGCATCCGGTGCTGGCGATGGCGGTCGAGGAGACCCTGACCGCACACGGCGTCCAGGACCGTGTCGGCGTGGTGGGTTCCCTGCGGCGTGGTGAGGGTGGTCTGCGCAGGTTCCTGCTGTCCCTGTCCGAAGCCCACACCGCCGGCATCCAGGTCGACTGGACCGTCCTGTTCGACGGCAGCGGCGCCAAACGCGTGGAGCTCCCCACATACGCCTTCCAGCGCGAACGCTACTGGCTGACCAGCACCGTGGGCGCGGGTGACGCTGCTGCGGCCGGCCTGGTCCGGGTGGACCATCCGGTGCTGGGCGCCGCGGTGCAGATCGGCGACCGTGACGAATGGGTGTTCACCGGACGGATCTCGCAGGACACCCAGCCCTGGACCCGCGACCACATGGTCTTCGGGATGGTCCTGGTGCCCGGTGCCGCACTGGTGAAGATGGCGATCGCCGCCGGCCGCCAGGTGGGCTGCCCCGTCCTTGGTGAACTGGTGCTGGAAGCACCGCTGGTCCTGTCCGAGGACGCGGCGCTCCACGTTCAGGTCACCGTGGCAGGTGCCGCACAGGACGGCCGCCGCGAGGTGGCGATCTACTCCCGCCCCGAGGGCATGACCGAAGAAGAGCTGAGAGAAGCGACCTGCCACGGGCGCGGCTGGCTGACCCCCCAGGCCGATCCGACCGTACCGTTCCCGGCCCAATGGCCGCCTGCCGGTGCCCACCCCGTCGCCGTCGACACCCTGTACCCACGGCTGGCAGACATCGGCCTCGACTACGGGCCCCTGTTCCAGGGCGTGCGCGCCGCATGGCGGGCCGGTGACGACGTCTACACCGAGATCGCACTCCCGGACGACACCGACAGCGCCGGCTTCGGCTGTCACCCGGCACTGTTCGACGCCGCGCTGCACGGTGGCATGCTGTCCAAAGAGGCCGGATCGTCGGTGGATCTCCCGTTCTCGTGGTCCGGCGTGCGGCTCGGTGAGGTCGGTGTGACCCGGGCACGCGTGCGGATCGCCCCGGCCGGCAACTCCGCCCTGCGGATCGACGTGGTCGCCGAGTCCGGGGCAACGGTCCTGGCCGTCGACGCCCTCGGACTCCGTCCGCTGGATCCTGTGCAACTCGACCGTGCACAGGGCACGAAGAACTCACTGTTCCAGGTGGACTGGGCTGAGATCCAGGCCGCGCCTGCCGCGTCGGCTCGGGTTGAGGTGCTCGGTGAGGAGTTCGCCGATCTGCAGGCGTTGGAGCTGGCGCTCGCCGAGGGTGCCCGGGCGCCTGAGGTGGTCGTCGCCCTGATGGGGGCGCACACCGGTGAGGTGGCCGAGTCGGTGCGGGCGGCCGCGGCCGAGGCGCTGGCGCTGGTGCAGCGGTGGCTGGCCAGTGAGTGGCTGGGGGAGGCGCGGCTGATCGTGGCCACCCGTAACGGCATCGGTGTCGGTGACGAGGTGCCGGATGTGGCCCACGCTCCGGTGTGGGGTCTGGTGCGCAGTGCGCAGTCGGAGCATCCGGGCCGGTTCCTGCTCGTGGACCTGGACGACAACGAGGTTCCGGAGTGGGGTTCGCTCCTCGGTCTCGACGAGCCGCAGTTGGCGGTGCGTGGTGGACGGTTGTTGGCGCCGCGGTTGGGTCGTGCGGGTGCGTCGTTGCCGGCGGGTGAGGCGTGGCGGTTGGCGGTGGGCCGGGCGGGTTCGCTGGAGGATCTGGCGCTGGTGCCGTCCGAGGGCGGGCGTGCGCTGGGTGTTGGCGAGGTCCGGGTGGGTGTCCGTGCGGCGGGCGTCAACTTCCGTGACGTGCTGATCGCGTTGGGGATGTATCCGGGCGAGGCGCCGCTGGGCAGTGAGGCTGCCGGTGTGGTGCTGGAGGTCGGCGCAGGGGTCACGGATCTGAAGCCGGGCGACCGGGTGTTCGGCCTGATCACAGACGCATTCGGTCCGGTGGCGGTGGCGGACCGGCGGACGATCGTACCGATGCCGTCCTGCCTGACATTCGCACAGGCCGCGGCCGTGCCAGTGGTGTACCTGACCGCGTACTACGGCCTGGTCGACCTCGCCGGTCTGCACTCCGGTGAACGACTGCTGGTACACGCCGCGGCCGGCGGTGTCGGTATGGCCGCCGTCCAGCTGGCCCGTCACTTCGGTGCGGACGTGTTCGCGACCGCGAGCGCCCACAAGTGGCACGCGGTACGGGAGCTGGGCGTCGCGGACGAGCGCATCACCTCGTCACGCGACCTCGCATTCCGCGAGGCATACCTAGAGCTGACCGGCGGCCAGGGCGTGGACATCGTCCTCAACGCCCTGGCGGGCGAGTTCGTCGACGCCACACTCGACCTGCTGCCCCGCGGTGGCCGGTTCATCGAGATGGGCAAGACCGACATCCGCGACCCCGAGGTCATCGCCGGCGCGCACCCCGGCGTGCGGTACCGCTCCTACGACCTCCTCGAAGCAGGCCCGGCGCGGATCCAGGAGATGCTGACCGAGATCACCGCCCTGTTCGAGCAGGGCGTGCTCACGCCCTCACCGATCCGGACATGGGACGTGCGCCGAGGCCGCGAGGCGCTCCGGTTCCTGCGCGAGGGCCACAACATCGGCAAGGTCGTCCTGACAGTCCCGCAGTCCCTGGACCCGGACGGCACGGTGCTGATCACCGGTGGCACCAGCGGACTCGGTGCACTGTTCGCCAAGCACCTGGCCGAGCACCACGGGGCGCAGCAACTGCTGCTGGTCAGCCGTCGCGGCGCGGCCGCCGACGGTGTCGCGGAACTCGTCGCCGAGCTGGCGGCGGCCGGCGCCACGGTGCGGGTCGAAGCGTGCGACGTGTCCGACCGGAACCAACTCGCCGGACTGCTCGCGTCGCTGGAGCAGCCGCTCACGGCGGTCGTACACGCCGCAGGCGTACTGGACGACGGCGTGATCGAGGCGATGACCGCCGAGCAGATCGAGCGGGTGATGCGCCCGAAGATCAACGCGGCGTGGAACCTGCACGAACTCACCGCGGACCTGGAGCTGTCGGCATTCGTGCTGTTCTCCTCCGCCGCGGCGCAGCTGGGAAACCCGGGGCAGGCGAACTACGCGGCGGCCAACGCCGCTCTGGACGCGCTCGCAGCCAAACGCCGCTCCCAGGGCCTGCCCGCCACCTCGCTGGCCTGGGGCCTGTGGGCCGACGCCACCGGCATGACCGGCGAACTGGACGAGGCAGATCTCGCACGCATGCAGCGAACCGGAGTCGGCGCGCTCCCCGCCGAGCTCGGACTTGAGCTCTTCGACACCTCCCTCGCATCGGATGCAGCGCTGCTGGTCCCGGTGCGTCTTGACCTGGCTGCACTGCGCATCCAGGCGAGGGACGGGATGCTGCCCGCCCTGCTGCGCGGACTGGTCCGCGCGCCCGCCCGGCGCGCCGAGTCGGTCGGCGGATCACTCACCCAGCGGCTTGCCGGCCTCACGGAGGCCGACCGCGAGCAGGTCGTGCTCGAACTGGTGCAGGCACAAGTGGCGGCGGTCCGCGGCAACGCGTCGGGCGCCGAGGTCCCCCCGGACCGGGCGTTCAAGGAGCTCGGCTTCGACTCGCTGGCCGCGGTCGAGCTGCGCAACCGGCTCACACGGATCACCGGGCTGCGACTGCCCGCCACCCTCGTGTTCGACCACCCGACCCCGGCGGAGGTCGCCCAACTGCTCCTCAAGGAGGTCGGCGGCGGCACCACCGAGGAAGCCGGATCGCCGTTCGACGAGGAGCTCAAGGGACTCGAGGCGCTGCTGATCACGGCGGCGAGCGACGAGCGCGTCCTCGCCGACATCGAGCCGCGCCTGCGCTACCTGAGCAACCGGATGCGTGCCGTCCTGGGCGGCCACGACAGCCAGGCGCACGACACGGACACCGGGACGGACGACGAGCTCGATGTGGCGTCCGACGACGAGATATTCGATCTGATCGACAAGGAGCTCGGGTCGGCATGACTACGGGGAACACGGACGAGCAGAAGCTCCGCACCTACCTGCGAAAGGTCACAGCGGAACTGCGCACGGCGAACCGCCGCGTGCGCGAGCTGGAACAGGGCGACATCGAGCCGTTGGCGATCGTCGGTATGAGCTGCCGCTACCCGGGCGGGGTGACCTCGCCGGAGGACCTGTGGGAGCTGGTGGCCTCCGGTCGGGACGCGATGTCCCCGCTGCCCACCGACCGCGGTTGGGACCTGGAACGGCTCTACGACCCGGACCCCGAGCAGCTCGGCACGCTCTCCACGAGCGCGGGCGGCTTCGTCGACGGTGTCGGTGACTTCGACGCGGAGTTCTTCGGGATCAGCCCGCGCGAGGCCACTGCGATGGACCCGGCCCAGCGGCTTGCGCTCGAGGGTGCCTGGGCGGCGTTCGAGGACGCGGGTATCGACCCCACCTCCCTGCGCGGCAGCGACACGGGAGTCTTCTGCGGCGCGGTCACCTCGGACTACGGCGGCTCGATGCTGCCGGAACTCGAGGGATTCCGCCTTACCGGAACGCAGGGCAGCATCGTCTCCGGCCGCATCTCCTACACCCTCGGCCTGGAGGGCCCGGCCGTCACCGTGGACACCGCGTGCTCCTCCTCGCTGGTGGCGCTGCACATGGCGGCGCAGTCCCTGCGGTCGGGCGAGTGCTCGATGGCACTGGTCGGCGGCGTCACCGTGCTCGCCGGACCGTTCCTCTTCGTCGAGTTCAGCCGCCAGCGCGGGATCTCCCCGGACGGGCGCTGCAAGGCGTACGCCGCGTCCGCGGACGGCACCGGCTTCTCCGACGGCCTGGGTCTGGTGGTCGTGGAGCGGCTGTCGGACGCCCGCCGCAAGGGCCACCGGGTACTGGCGGTGCTGCGTGGCAGTGCGGTGAATCAGGACGGTGCGAGCAACGGTCTGACCGCGCCGAACGGTCCCTCGCAGGAACGGGTCATCCGCCAGGCGCTCGCCAATGCGGGTCTGCGGCCGTCCGAGGTGGACGCGGTCGAGGGCCACGGCACCGGCACCAAGCTGGGTGACCCGATCGAGGCACAGGCGCTGCTGGCGACCTACGGCCGTGAGCGGGACGGGAACGGTCCGCTGCTGCTGGGGTCGGTCAAGTCCAACATCGGGCACACGTCGGCCGCCGCGGGTGTGGCCGGTGTGATCAAGATGGTCATGGCGATGCGGCACGGCGTGCTGCCCAGGACGCTGCACGTGGACGAGCCGTCGCCGCATGTGGACTGGTCGGCGGGTGCGGTGGAGCTGCTGGCGCAGGCGCGGGAGTGGCCCGCCTCCGAGCAGCGTCCGCGGCGTGCGGGTGTGTCGTCGTTCGGGATCAGCGGCACGAACGCGCACGTGATCGTGGAGGAGGCGCCGGCCGAGGAGCCTGCCGAGTCGGCCGCGTC
This genomic interval carries:
- a CDS encoding SDR family NAD(P)-dependent oxidoreductase, coding for MDLSATKARLREYEDRASEPLAIVGMSCRYPGGVTSPDDLWAMVTEGRIGTSEFPADRGWDLDRLYNPDPDNPGTAYTREGGFVEGAGEFDAEFFGLSPREAMAMDPQQRLLLEAAWEAFEDAGIDPTSLRGSDTGVFCGVMYQDYGFVAGTSARRSEIEGYLTISSAGSVASGRISYTFGFEGPAVTVDTACSSSLVAMDVAAKALRSGECSMALVGGVTVLARPNVFIEFSRQRGISPDGRCRSYAAAANGTGWAEGVGLVLLERLSEARRKGHRVLAVLRGSAVNQDGASNGLTAPNGPSQERVIRQALANAGLRPSEVDAVEGHGTGTKLGDPIEAQALLATYGRERDGSGALMLGSVKSNIGHTQAAAGVAGVIKMVMAMRHGVLPATLHVDEPSPHVDWASGEVELLTEAREWPASEQRPRRAGVSSFGVSGTNAHVILEEAPAEESVDAPVEATESPVVPVLVSARSEAALREQADRLRAYLIAEPEVSVADTAFSSVTTRAQLEHRAVVVATDRGALLSGLSALSSAEPAGHVVEGRAVGGKPVFVFPGQGAQWAGMAVELLDSSSAFAEQMAACDEALSAFVDWRVVDVLREVEGAPSLERVDVVQPVLWAVMVSLAGLWRAHGVEPSAVVGHSQGEIAAACVAGGLSLEDGARVVALRSRLVRERLAGLGGMVSVALPVERVEELLLPFEGRVSVAAVNGPAAVVIAGEPGALDEIVAGCERESIRARRVAVDYASHSVQVETIEAELLKVLAPLTPVSGRVPFYSTAMGGFVDTATLDGSYWYGNLRGRVGFEPAVRALADNGTGCFLEMSPHPVLAMAVEETLTAHGVQDRVGVVGSLRRGEGGLRRFLLSLSEAHTAGIQVDWTVLFDGSGAKRVELPTYAFQRERYWLTSTVGAGDAAAAGLVRVDHPVLGAAVQIGDRDEWVFTGRISQDTQPWTRDHMVFGMVLVPGAALVKMAIAAGRQVGCPVLGELVLEAPLVLSEDAALHVQVTVAGAAQDGRREVAIYSRPEGMTEEELREATCHGRGWLTPQADPTVPFPAQWPPAGAHPVAVDTLYPRLADIGLDYGPLFQGVRAAWRAGDDVYTEIALPDDTDSAGFGCHPALFDAALHGGMLSKEAGSSVDLPFSWSGVRLGEVGVTRARVRIAPAGNSALRIDVVAESGATVLAVDALGLRPLDPVQLDRAQGTKNSLFQVDWAEIQAAPAASARVEVLGEEFADLQALELALAEGARAPEVVVALMGAHTGEVAESVRAAAAEALALVQRWLASEWLGEARLIVATRNGIGVGDEVPDVAHAPVWGLVRSAQSEHPGRFLLVDLDDNEVPEWGSLLGLDEPQLAVRGGRLLAPRLGRAGASLPAGEAWRLAVGRAGSLEDLALVPSEGGRALGVGEVRVGVRAAGVNFRDVLIALGMYPGEAPLGSEAAGVVLEVGAGVTDLKPGDRVFGLITDAFGPVAVADRRTIVPMPSCLTFAQAAAVPVVYLTAYYGLVDLAGLHSGERLLVHAAAGGVGMAAVQLARHFGADVFATASAHKWHAVRELGVADERITSSRDLAFREAYLELTGGQGVDIVLNALAGEFVDATLDLLPRGGRFIEMGKTDIRDPEVIAGAHPGVRYRSYDLLEAGPARIQEMLTEITALFEQGVLTPSPIRTWDVRRGREALRFLREGHNIGKVVLTVPQSLDPDGTVLITGGTSGLGALFAKHLAEHHGAQQLLLVSRRGAAADGVAELVAELAAAGATVRVEACDVSDRNQLAGLLASLEQPLTAVVHAAGVLDDGVIEAMTAEQIERVMRPKINAAWNLHELTADLELSAFVLFSSAAAQLGNPGQANYAAANAALDALAAKRRSQGLPATSLAWGLWADATGMTGELDEADLARMQRTGVGALPAELGLELFDTSLASDAALLVPVRLDLAALRIQARDGMLPALLRGLVRAPARRAESVGGSLTQRLAGLTEADREQVVLELVQAQVAAVRGNASGAEVPPDRAFKELGFDSLAAVELRNRLTRITGLRLPATLVFDHPTPAEVAQLLLKEVGGGTTEEAGSPFDEELKGLEALLITAASDERVLADIEPRLRYLSNRMRAVLGGHDSQAHDTDTGTDDELDVASDDEIFDLIDKELGSA